One window from the genome of Oreochromis niloticus isolate F11D_XX linkage group LG20, O_niloticus_UMD_NMBU, whole genome shotgun sequence encodes:
- the si:dkey-32e6.3 gene encoding uncharacterized protein si:dkey-32e6.3, translated as MSDDGESSWRQAEEHDGTESEEVHESVWGARDPALTVPQGLWTAHHEPTRKRLVLHVDLNNTILVSDAVTCQGTVAALDYFLTTVTWGKKNKHGTWEWLSDSPSLLPPCSDAVSYYSQFGRIPAFTSGAGRRFRKVLDEHLDLLCWPDGVKADRDLSVKGEDGRLYHWILPSFFQLLRDLSQEGREFAILFRTFGTDLPRVLKAVSRALDGAHPLFPDLPQLKLSVAVTPGKIRCSKKGIVLNRAEERVSSRDGERGLYEYFSSVQGLGGFQDHFDWWAANSFSIRGGKPMWVDPFDKHVQHIFIDDNIRQNDEDTIVNPKVFLDPGGSDTRIACTSELYDITLIQTDLLRAISDPSYFTQRVHVCLENYEKNVQQGAT; from the exons ATGTCGGATGACGGTGAGAGCAGCTGGCGCCAAGCTGAAGAACATGACGGCACAGAAAGCGAAGAAGTCCATGAGTCTGTGTGGGGGGCACGTGACCCTGCGCTGACAGTCCCCCAGGGGCTCTGGACCGCACATCACGAGCCGACGAGGAAAAGGCTGGTGCTACATGTTGACCTAAACAACACCATACTGGTGTCGGACGCCGTGACGTGTCAGGGGACTGTGGCTGCTCTGGACTACTTTCTGACCACTGTCACTTGGGGGAAGAAGAACAAACACG GAACCTGGGAGTGGTTGAGTGACTCACCTTCTCTGCTCCCACCCTGCAGCGACGCTGTAAGCTACTACTCCCAGTTTGGACGGATTCCTGCTTTCACCTCTGGTGCTGGCCGTCGCTTCCGTAAGGTTCTGGATGAGCACCTGGACCTGCTCTGCTGGCCTGATGGGGTAAAG GCAGACAGAGACCTGTCTGTAAAAGGAGAAGACGGACGCCTGTACCACTGGATACTCCCCTCCTTCTTCCAGCTGCTCAGAGATCTGTCACAGGAAGGTCGCGAGTTTGCCATCCTCTTCCGTACATTTGGAACCGACCTGCCTCGTGTGCTAAAAGCCGTATCCCGAGCACTCGACGGGGCACACCCGCTGTTCCCTGATCTGCCTCAGCTAAAG CTGAGCGTGGCTGTGACTCCAGGCAAGATCCGCTGCAGCAAGAAGGGAATCGTCCTGAATCGAGCCGAGGAGCGGGTGTCCTCTCGCGATGGAGAGAGAGGCCTGTACGAGTACTTCAGCTCCGTGCAGGGTCTGGGAGGATTTCAGGACCACTTTGACTG GTGGGCTGCTAATTCCTTCTCCATCCGTGGGGGGAAACCAATGTGGGTCGACCCCTTTGACAAGCACGTACAGCACATCTTTATAGATGACAACATACGACAGAATGATGAGGATACTATAGTTAACCCGAAG GTGTTTTTGGACCCGGGTGGCTCAGACACTCGTATAGCCTGCACCTCTGAGCTGTACGATATCACCTTGATCCAAACCGACCTCCTCCGGGCCATTTCTGACCCCAGCTACTTCACTCAGCGTGTCCACGTCTGTCTGGAAAACTATGAGAAgaatgtccagcagggggcaacctAG